AAAATTATACCAGCAACACATGGGCTTAAAACTTTAAAAGAAGCAGTTGATTCTGCCTTTGAATCTTATGTTCCTCAAGCTGATACTGCTATTTATTGTATCGGTTCAATTGTAGGCCCACATCCTTTTCCAATGATGGTAAGAGATTTTCAGAGTATTATTGGCTTTGAATCAAAAGAACAATTTTTTGAACATGAAGATAATTTACCTGATAATGTAGTTGCTTGTGTTGGTGGAGGTTCAAATGCAATGGGTATTTTTGCAGGATTTATTGATGATAAGGAAGTAAATCTTTATGGAGTTGAGCCTATGGGTAAAGGTGATACAATAGGAGAACACTCTGCAACATTAACATATGGAGAAGAAGGTGTAATGCATGGTTTTAATTCAATCATGTTAAAAGATGAAAATGGTGAGCCTGCACCTGTTTATTCTATAGGTTCAGGGATTGACTATCCATCAGTTGGTCCAGAACAAGCCCATTTAAAAGAAACAGGAAGAACAAAAGTTGGTCTTTGTAATGACGAAGAAGCTGTTGATGCATTTTATAAATTATCACAACTAGAAGGTATTATTCCAGCTTTAGAATCAGCACATGCAGTGGGATATGCGATGAAGTTAGCAAAAACCTTATCAAAAGACAAAACAATTTTAGTAAACTTAAGTGGTAGAGGTGATAAAGATATAGATTTTGTAGTTGAAAATCATCCTGTTCCAAACGCTAAATTTTAGAATAAAAGAGGCTTTTGCCTTTTTTATCTAAATTGACTAATTAAACTTTCTTCAATACTTTTTGCTTCATCATATTTATATATTAATTCTTGATATTTTAAATAATAGTCATTATATAAAAAAGAGTATTCATTATCATCTTTATATTTGTCATATTGGTCTTTATAACTATTTGATAAAGTACTAATAAAATTAAAAGAATTTACAGCTAACAAGACTTTATCTATCATATTTTGAGAAATTTTATCACTAGGTTTCTTATCATCTTCTTCAAATCTTCTGGTCATACTTTTATGTAATAAATCAGATAAAGAATTGTTTTTAGAATTAAAGAAAGTATTTTTATCTTCATACATATCAAACAAATAACTATACCCAAGTTCAAAAGGTTTTCCTAGTACAGTATTAAATAAAGCATTTGCTAAATATTTGTCTTCGGTAAAAAGAGTTGTAAGTCTTAAGTTTTTTGCCATATCTTTATCTTCTTGATTATCAAAAAGAGTTTCTATTTCTTCTAAACTTATTCCTTTGATGTTATTAAAGGTTAAATCTGAAGTTCTTACTTTCTCTTTATTCTCTTTTGTATTAAGTAAAGAGTCTAAAAATAGTTCTTTATTATTGTTTGTAAGATTTTGATTAAGCTGCGAAGACAATAATATTTCATTGATATTTGAAGTAATCATATAAAACCTTTTATTTATAATAGAAAAATAGTTCTTACAAAAGCTTTACTTTTTATTATTAATTACAATCATCTCTTTTTGATAAAAATTTTAATTCATCACACGAGAAGCCGGCTTTTTTCCGAGCATCGATATTCAATTCGTATTTTTTCTTTGTACTTCCAGGAAATATTTCTTCTATTATTTTTAAATAAGTCTCTTCTGGCTCAAGTTTTAGCTTCTCACATTCATACTTAAACCACCTATCTCCTTTTGTTACATGATCGATTTCTTCTTCTAGTATAGTATTCAAAGCATCTAATATCTTTGTATTGAATTCATCTGGATTTGAATTTAATTTATCCATGATTTTCGGATTTTGTTCTAAGCCATTTGCTTCTAAATATCTT
This portion of the Arcobacter sp. LA11 genome encodes:
- the trpB gene encoding tryptophan synthase subunit beta, with protein sequence MSKYLESTPNEEGYFGKFGGSFIPPMLEQPFADIRKAYKELKNDPKFIEELKYVRKHYQGRPTPISFAKNLTEHCGGAKIYLKREDLNHTGAHKLNHCMAEVILAKHLGKTKVIAETGAGQHGVALATAAAYFGLECEIHMGEVDIAKEHPNVVRMKILGAKIIPATHGLKTLKEAVDSAFESYVPQADTAIYCIGSIVGPHPFPMMVRDFQSIIGFESKEQFFEHEDNLPDNVVACVGGGSNAMGIFAGFIDDKEVNLYGVEPMGKGDTIGEHSATLTYGEEGVMHGFNSIMLKDENGEPAPVYSIGSGIDYPSVGPEQAHLKETGRTKVGLCNDEEAVDAFYKLSQLEGIIPALESAHAVGYAMKLAKTLSKDKTILVNLSGRGDKDIDFVVENHPVPNAKF